One window from the genome of Thermococcus siculi encodes:
- a CDS encoding CBS domain-containing protein → MRVKTLMTKDPVVIELPATREYTLELFRKYKVRSFPVINKNTKALVGIISIKRVLLHPDEEQLAMLVKRDVPTVRPNDDLKKAVRAMLEMDYRRVIVIDEENRVLGILTVGDIIRRYLAKNEKLKGVTIEKYYQKNVGVVWRGTPLKAALKALLLCNAMAIPVIDDDGNLVGMVDETDLLKDSEVVRVMKQTSLAALSEEEWMLESNPTLLFEKAELQLPKKPVEEIMNRELVVATPHMSIYDVAQKMVQYHIEQLPVIRGEGELVGIVRDMDILKIILNK, encoded by the coding sequence ATGCGCGTGAAGACTTTAATGACTAAGGATCCAGTGGTCATAGAACTCCCGGCCACAAGGGAGTACACCCTCGAGCTATTCAGGAAGTACAAGGTGAGGTCATTCCCGGTCATCAACAAAAACACGAAGGCCCTCGTGGGCATAATAAGCATAAAGAGGGTTCTCCTCCACCCTGACGAGGAACAGCTGGCGATGCTAGTTAAGAGGGACGTCCCAACGGTGAGACCCAACGACGACCTCAAGAAGGCCGTTCGTGCGATGCTTGAAATGGACTACAGGCGCGTTATAGTTATTGATGAGGAGAACCGCGTCCTCGGGATACTCACCGTCGGCGACATAATAAGGCGCTACCTTGCCAAAAACGAGAAGCTGAAGGGTGTGACGATTGAGAAGTACTACCAGAAGAACGTCGGCGTCGTCTGGCGCGGAACACCGCTTAAGGCCGCCCTCAAGGCACTCCTCCTGTGCAACGCTATGGCAATCCCCGTAATCGACGATGACGGAAACCTCGTGGGAATGGTGGACGAGACGGACCTTCTGAAGGACAGCGAAGTCGTTCGCGTTATGAAGCAGACCTCTCTAGCGGCCCTCAGCGAGGAGGAGTGGATGCTGGAAAGCAACCCCACTCTGCTCTTCGAGAAGGCCGAGCTACAGCTTCCCAAGAAGCCCGTCGAGGAGATAATGAACCGCGAGCTGGTCGTTGCCACGCCACACATGAGCATCTATGACGTGGCCCAGAAGATGGTCCAGTACCACATCGAACAGCTACCGGTCATCAGGGGAGAGGGCGAGCTTGTTGGTATCGTGAGGGACATGGACATACTGAAGATCATCCTCAACAAGTGA
- a CDS encoding sodium ion-translocating decarboxylase subunit beta — MTGIVEQIIAFFQGMGLLNLTWGNVVMILVGLALVYLAIRYEMEPLLLLPIGISAVLVNIPLGHLANWPIAPELPEEIAENIFAVMTYLNQQYGPPGIFDLIYYTLIRTEIVPLLIFFGLGAMTDFGPMIADPKTALMGAAAQIGVFIAMLTALALGFNLHQAASIGIIGGADGPTTIYLTTKLAPEILGATAVAAYSYMSLVPLIQPPIIRALTSKEERKIRMEQLRPVSKREKIIFPIVSMIVIGLLVPSAAPLVGMLMIGNLFRESGVVERLSKAAQEELMNIVTIFLGLGVGSTMRAESFLTQETLMILGLGVVAFASATAGGVLFGKLMKHLSGGKINPMIGAAGVSAVPMSARVVQRMASEEDPGNFILMHAMGPNVAGVIGTAVAAGVFLAVLG, encoded by the coding sequence ATGACAGGGATCGTGGAACAGATAATAGCGTTCTTCCAGGGAATGGGCCTGCTCAACCTGACGTGGGGCAACGTGGTCATGATACTCGTCGGGCTGGCCCTCGTCTACCTGGCCATCAGGTACGAGATGGAGCCACTGCTCCTTCTCCCGATAGGAATAAGCGCGGTGCTCGTCAACATACCGCTGGGTCACCTGGCCAACTGGCCGATCGCCCCCGAGCTGCCCGAGGAGATAGCGGAGAACATCTTTGCCGTGATGACGTACCTCAACCAGCAGTACGGCCCCCCAGGGATATTTGACCTGATATACTACACCCTCATCAGGACGGAGATAGTGCCGCTCCTCATATTCTTCGGACTCGGGGCGATGACCGACTTCGGACCGATGATAGCCGACCCGAAGACCGCACTCATGGGCGCGGCGGCACAGATCGGTGTCTTCATAGCCATGCTAACAGCTCTCGCCCTTGGCTTTAACCTGCACCAAGCTGCCAGCATAGGAATCATCGGCGGTGCGGACGGGCCGACGACCATCTATCTAACGACCAAGCTGGCGCCGGAGATACTGGGCGCAACGGCAGTTGCGGCATACTCCTACATGAGCCTTGTTCCCCTAATACAGCCGCCCATCATCAGGGCCCTCACGAGCAAGGAGGAGAGGAAGATACGCATGGAGCAGCTCAGGCCCGTCTCCAAGCGCGAGAAGATAATCTTCCCGATAGTCAGCATGATCGTCATCGGTCTCCTCGTCCCGAGTGCAGCGCCACTCGTTGGAATGCTCATGATAGGCAACCTCTTCAGGGAGAGCGGCGTAGTCGAGAGGCTGAGCAAGGCGGCCCAGGAGGAGCTTATGAACATCGTGACCATCTTCCTCGGCCTGGGAGTCGGTTCGACCATGCGCGCCGAGAGCTTCCTCACCCAGGAGACCCTCATGATCCTCGGGCTTGGAGTCGTGGCCTTCGCAAGCGCAACAGCAGGAGGAGTGCTCTTCGGAAAGCTCATGAAACACCTCAGCGGCGGCAAGATAAACCCGATGATCGGTGCAGCTGGGGTTTCAGCCGTTCCGATGAGCGCGCGCGTTGTGCAGAGGATGGCCAGCGAGGAGGACCCGGGGAACTTCATCCTCATGCACGCGATGGGACCAAACGTCGCGGGCGTTATAGGAACTGCCGTCGCTGCGGGAGTCTTCCTGGCCGTTCTCGGCTGA
- a CDS encoding acetyl-CoA carboxylase biotin carboxyl carrier protein subunit — translation MAKVKVIVDGVEYEVEVEELPGGRFKVSFEDKTYEVEAKGLGIDVSALSAPASVPTTSVPAAPSPAPVSAAPAAPAAPAVPATPTPAPAGEGVVTAPMPGKILRILVKEGEQVKTGLLILEAMKMENEIPAPKDGVVKKILVKEGDTVDTGQALIELG, via the coding sequence ATGGCGAAGGTCAAGGTCATCGTTGATGGTGTTGAGTACGAGGTTGAGGTTGAGGAACTCCCTGGAGGGAGGTTCAAGGTAAGCTTTGAGGACAAAACATACGAAGTCGAAGCCAAAGGACTCGGAATAGACGTGAGCGCACTGAGCGCCCCAGCCAGCGTTCCAACCACCTCCGTTCCGGCGGCTCCTTCGCCTGCCCCGGTTTCGGCCGCACCAGCGGCTCCCGCCGCCCCTGCGGTGCCTGCAACTCCAACACCGGCTCCTGCTGGCGAGGGCGTTGTCACCGCACCAATGCCTGGTAAGATTCTGAGAATCCTCGTGAAGGAGGGCGAGCAGGTTAAGACCGGCCTCTTAATACTCGAAGCAATGAAAATGGAGAATGAAATCCCAGCACCCAAGGATGGGGTAGTGAAGAAAATCCTCGTCAAAGAAGGCGACACCGTCGACACCGGACAAGCACTCATAGAACTCGGGTGA
- a CDS encoding OadG family protein — MAEFMEGLNLTVLGVTIVFMVLAILAVVLYAVGWTERRLVEREAPAPAPAPAPAAKVEEKPAIPPKDLAVITAAILAYTAEKAAQLRPLPFRRKVSDAWRLYGVQSQMEEVEDFNYEMGKW, encoded by the coding sequence ATGGCGGAGTTCATGGAGGGACTCAACCTGACGGTACTGGGCGTCACCATAGTCTTCATGGTGCTTGCCATACTGGCCGTCGTCCTCTACGCCGTCGGATGGACGGAGAGGAGGCTGGTCGAGAGGGAAGCCCCCGCACCGGCACCGGCTCCTGCGCCGGCCGCAAAGGTCGAGGAGAAGCCGGCCATACCGCCGAAGGATCTCGCCGTCATAACAGCGGCGATACTGGCCTACACCGCCGAGAAGGCCGCCCAGCTCAGGCCCCTGCCGTTCAGGAGGAAAGTTTCAGACGCCTGGCGCCTCTACGGCGTCCAGAGTCAGATGGAGGAAGTCGAGGACTTCAACTACGAGATGGGGAAGTGGTGA
- a CDS encoding carboxyl transferase domain-containing protein, translated as MSMEEKVNELYERKRKILEMGGEKAVEKQHAKGKLTARERIEKLLDPGSFVEIGAFVKHRGTEFGMDKKELPADGVITGYGTIDGRLVFVFAQDFTVMGGSLGEMHAAKIKRIMELALEAGAPVIGLNDSGGARIQEGVDSLKGYGDIFKMNTLLSGVVPQITAIMGPCAGGAVYSPAIGDFILMVDNPASFMFITGPQVVKAVTGVEVTPIQLGGAMVHAQRSGQAHLIGKSDEEVLALIRRLMSYLPSNNMEKPPRVKTNDLPFRKTENLYSIVPDDPNKGYDVRQVIYEIVDRDENGNPDFLEILPYFAPNAVVGFGRMNGQTVGIVANNPIHFAGVLDIDSSDKIARFVRTCDAFNIPIVTLVDVPGYLPGTQQEYGGIIRHGAKVLYAYAEATVPLVTVILRKAYGGAYLAMGSKHLGADFVFAWPTAEIAVMGPEGAANIIFRKEIAAAENPEEVRQQKIAEYREKFANPYVAASRGYIDDVIDPAETRAKVVMALEALESKRVKLPPKKHGNIPL; from the coding sequence ATGAGCATGGAGGAAAAGGTCAACGAACTGTATGAGAGGAAGAGGAAGATTCTCGAAATGGGCGGCGAAAAGGCCGTCGAGAAGCAGCACGCCAAGGGAAAGCTCACCGCCCGCGAGAGGATTGAGAAGCTCCTCGACCCGGGAAGCTTCGTCGAGATCGGGGCTTTTGTTAAGCACCGCGGCACCGAGTTCGGAATGGACAAGAAGGAGCTTCCGGCTGACGGCGTTATAACCGGCTACGGAACCATAGACGGCCGCTTAGTCTTCGTCTTCGCCCAGGACTTCACGGTCATGGGCGGTTCGCTCGGTGAGATGCACGCAGCCAAGATAAAGCGCATAATGGAGCTGGCCCTCGAGGCTGGCGCCCCGGTCATAGGCCTCAACGACTCCGGAGGAGCGAGGATTCAGGAGGGTGTTGATTCCCTCAAGGGCTACGGCGACATCTTCAAGATGAACACGCTTCTCAGCGGTGTAGTTCCACAGATAACAGCGATTATGGGTCCCTGCGCAGGTGGGGCCGTTTACAGCCCGGCAATAGGGGACTTCATCCTGATGGTCGACAACCCGGCGAGCTTCATGTTCATCACTGGCCCGCAGGTAGTTAAGGCGGTCACCGGAGTCGAGGTTACGCCAATACAGCTCGGTGGAGCAATGGTTCACGCCCAGAGGAGCGGGCAGGCCCACCTCATAGGAAAGAGCGACGAAGAGGTTTTAGCGCTCATAAGGAGGCTCATGAGCTACCTGCCCTCCAACAACATGGAGAAGCCGCCGAGGGTCAAGACGAACGATTTACCGTTTAGAAAGACCGAGAACCTATACAGCATCGTCCCGGACGACCCGAACAAGGGCTACGACGTCAGGCAGGTCATCTACGAGATAGTCGATAGGGACGAGAACGGCAACCCTGACTTCCTTGAGATACTCCCGTACTTCGCACCGAACGCGGTGGTTGGCTTCGGAAGGATGAACGGTCAGACCGTCGGTATCGTCGCCAACAACCCGATCCACTTTGCTGGAGTTCTCGACATAGACAGCTCGGACAAGATTGCCCGCTTCGTGAGAACCTGTGACGCCTTCAACATCCCGATAGTTACCCTCGTCGACGTTCCGGGCTATTTACCCGGAACCCAGCAGGAGTACGGCGGAATCATCAGGCACGGCGCGAAGGTTCTCTACGCCTACGCCGAAGCGACCGTCCCACTCGTCACGGTCATCCTCAGGAAGGCCTACGGCGGAGCCTACCTCGCGATGGGAAGCAAGCACCTGGGAGCCGACTTCGTCTTCGCCTGGCCCACCGCGGAGATAGCCGTTATGGGTCCGGAGGGAGCGGCGAACATCATATTCAGGAAGGAGATAGCGGCCGCCGAGAATCCCGAGGAAGTCCGCCAGCAGAAGATAGCCGAGTATAGAGAGAAGTTCGCCAACCCCTACGTGGCCGCTTCGCGTGGATACATCGACGACGTCATAGACCCTGCGGAGACCAGGGCGAAGGTCGTTATGGCCCTCGAGGCCCTGGAGAGCAAGAGGGTAAAGCTCCCGCCGAAGAAGCACGGCAACATACCGCTGTGA